One Parageobacillus sp. KH3-4 genomic region harbors:
- a CDS encoding TIGR03943 family protein, with product MRFHFRQFLRAIMLASFSLFFIRLHVTEEITKYVNPKYTVMSQIAAGIFVLLLFIQIFRIWEPDGHPHCHAGCGHDHHSNVGAGKRISFFIILFPLLVGFAFPPAVLDASLAENKGTVLPQPRERQQQDSLPAIEHQKVLPNDNYLSQGEYNKRMEQLKKQNVIEMKEEVFAPYYEEIENHPKSYRGKKIKVSGFVYKEAGLSPHQLVISRFLITHCLADASVIGILTEFEKASQYQPDTWMEIEGTLQITTYNGVEVPVIKADKWKVIPQPSQPYIYPVLIKIL from the coding sequence ATGCGTTTTCATTTTCGGCAGTTTTTGCGGGCGATTATGTTAGCGAGTTTTTCCCTTTTTTTTATTCGCCTTCACGTTACAGAGGAAATAACGAAGTATGTGAATCCAAAGTATACTGTGATGAGCCAAATTGCCGCGGGGATATTTGTGCTGTTGTTGTTCATTCAGATTTTCCGCATATGGGAACCAGACGGTCATCCACATTGTCATGCCGGATGTGGGCACGATCATCACTCGAATGTTGGAGCGGGAAAACGGATTAGTTTTTTCATTATCCTCTTTCCACTGTTGGTTGGATTCGCTTTTCCGCCGGCCGTGCTCGATGCTTCCCTAGCTGAAAATAAAGGAACCGTCCTTCCTCAACCCCGTGAAAGACAGCAACAAGACTCTTTACCAGCCATCGAGCATCAAAAGGTTTTACCTAATGATAACTATCTTTCCCAAGGGGAGTATAATAAAAGAATGGAGCAGCTAAAGAAACAAAATGTAATCGAGATGAAAGAAGAGGTGTTTGCCCCTTATTACGAGGAGATTGAAAATCACCCGAAAAGCTACCGGGGAAAGAAAATCAAAGTAAGCGGGTTTGTATACAAAGAAGCGGGATTGAGTCCTCATCAACTCGTGATCTCGAGATTTCTCATTACTCATTGCCTTGCAGATGCCAGCGTGATTGGAATTTTAACCGAATTTGAAAAAGCAAGCCAATATCAACCAGATACATGGATGGAAATAGAAGGGACTTTACAGATTACAACATACAACGGAGTAGAAGTCCCAGTCATCAAAGCGGATAAATGGAAGGTCATACCGCAGCCTTCACAGCCTTATATTTATCCAGTATTAATAAAAATTTTATAG